A genomic segment from Aegilops tauschii subsp. strangulata cultivar AL8/78 chromosome 1, Aet v6.0, whole genome shotgun sequence encodes:
- the LOC109772358 gene encoding anthocyanidin 5,3-O-glucosyltransferase: MAAAAASASAKTFVLYPSLGVGHLNPMVELAKHLLRRGHSAVLAVVDPPDGDPTSAAAVARLAEANPSIAFRLLPAPPSPDPAAHPIKRAHDTLRLANPALGGFLRALPAPADALLLDMFCVDALDVAAELALPAYFFFASAASDFAIFLNMPYLYPGLPSFKDMGDTLVHSPGMRPVRAVDMPLSVQDKESDMTKTRMYQFKRIAEGRGVLVNSFDWLEPTALKALADGVCVPGRPTPRVFCIGPLVNDGKKSGDGETRHECLAWLDAQPERSVVFLCFGSIGAVSAAQLREIAYGLESSGHRFLWVVRSPPADPADVFQPRLEPDLDALLPEGFMERTRDRGMVLKMWAPQAEVLRHAATGAFVTHCGWNSALEAIMAGVPMICYPMYAEQALNKVFMVEEMKIAVPLEGYEKRMVKAEEIEAKLRLVMETGEGRKLRETLAAARKMASDAISNGGSSEVAFAEFLRDLENGGCNN; the protein is encoded by the coding sequence ATGGCTGCGGCGGCGGCATCGGCGTCGGCGAAGACGTTCGTGCTCTACCCGTCGCTGGGCGTGGGCCACCTGAACCCCATGGTGGAGCTGGCCAAGCACCTGCTCCGCCGCGGCCACAGCGCCGTCCTCGCCGTCGTCGACCCGCCCGACGGCGACCCCACCTCGGCCGCCGCGGTGGCGCGCCTCGCCGAGGCCAACCCCTCCATCGCCTTCCGGCTCCTCCCGGCCCCGCCCAGCCCGGACCCCGCCGCGCACCCCATCAAGCGCGCCCACGACACGCTCCGCCTCGCCAACCCCGCGCTCGGGGGCTTCCTGCGCGCGCTGCCGGCCCCCGCCGACGCGCTCCTGCTCGACATGTTCTGCGTCGACGCGCTCGACGTCGCCGCCGAGCTCGCCCTCCCCGCCTACTTCTTCTTCGCCTCCGCCGCCAGCGACTTCGCCATCTTCCTCAACATGCCGTACCTCTACCCCGGCCTGCCGTCCTTCAAGGACATGGGCGACACGCTCGTGCACAGCCCCGGCATGCGGCCGGTGCGCGCGGTGGACATGCCGCTGTCGGTGCAGGACAAGGAGAGCGACATGACCAAAACCCGGATGTACCAGTTCAAGCGCATCGCGGAGGGGAGGGGCGTGCTGGTCAACAGCTTCGACTGGCTGGAGCCCACGGCCCTGAAGGCGCTCGCCGACGGCGTCTGCGTGCCCGGCCGGCCGACCCCCAGGGTGTTCTGCATCGGGCCATTGGTCAACGACGGCAAGAAGAGCGGGGACGGCGAGACGCGGCACGAGTGCCTCGCGTGGCTGGACGCGCAGCCGGAGCGGAGCGTGGTGTTCCTCTGCTTCGGCAGCATCGGCGCCGTGTCCGCGGCGCAGCTGAGGGAGATAGCTTATGGGCTGGAGAGCTCCGGCCATCGCTTCCTGTGGGTCGTACGGAGCCCACCTGCAGACCCGGCCGACGTCTTCCAGCCGCGCCTGGAGCCAGACCTGGACGCGCTCCTCCCCGAGGGGTTCATGGAGAGGACACGGGACAGAGGGATGGTGCTGAAGATGTGGGCGCCGCAGGCGGAGGTGCTGCGGCACGCCGCCACCGGCGCCTTCGTGACGCACTGCGGCTGGAACTCGGCGCTGGAGGCGATCATGGCCGGGGTGCCGATGATATGCTATCCGATGTACGCCGAGCAGGCgttgaacaaggtgttcatggtgGAGGAGATGAAGATCGCCGTGCCGTTGGAGGGTTACGAGAAGAGAATGGTGAAGGCGGAGGAGATAGAGGCTAAGCTGAGGCTGGTGATGGAGACTGGGGAAGGGAGGAAGCTCAGGGAGACGCTTGCGGCGGCGAGAAAGATGGCGTCGGACGCCATCAGCAACGGCGGGTCTTCTGAAGTGGCATTCGCCGAGTTCTTGAGAGATTTGGAGAATGGAGGATGCAACAATTGA
- the LOC109772359 gene encoding anthocyanidin 5,3-O-glucosyltransferase: MAAPAKTFVLYPSLGVGHLIPMVELAKHLLRRGHSAVLAVVDPPDGDAASAAAVARLAAANPSIAFRLLPVPPSTDPAAHPVRRAHDTLRLANPALRAFLRALPAPADALLLDMFCVDALDVAAELALPAYFFFASAASDLAVFLSLPYLYPGLPSFRDMGDALVRCPGTPPIRAVDMLVTVQDKESDLTKVRMYQFKRFAEGRGVLVNSFDWLEPTALKALADGVCVPNRPTPRVYCIGPLVNGGDASGGGEKRHECLAWLDAQPEKSVVFLCFGSKGAFSAAQLKEIARGLESSGHRFLWAVRSPPEEQREFPEPDLERLLPAGFLERTRGRGMVVKNWVPQAEVVRHEAVGAFVTHCGWNSALEAIMSGLPMVCWPLYAEQAQNKVFMVEEMKIAVPLEGYEKGTVKAEEIEAKLRLVMETEEGRKLREMLAAARKMALDAIGDGGSSQMAFAEFLSDLENSSMENGGCNN, translated from the coding sequence ATGGCAGCGCCGGCGAAGACCTTCGTGCTGTACCCGTCGCTGGGCGTGGGCCACCTCATCCCCATGGTGGAGCTGGCCAAGCACCTGCTCCGCCGCGGCCACAGCGCCGTCCTCGCCGTCGTCGACCCTCCAGACGGCGACGCCGCCTCGGCCGCCGCGGTGGCCCGCCTCGCCGCGGCCAACCCTTCCATCGCTTTCCGCCTCCTCCCGGTCCCTCCCAGCACGGACCCCGCCGCGCACCCGGTCAGGCGCGCCCACGACACGCTCCGCCTCGCCAACCCCGCGCTCCGGGCCTTCCTGCGCGCGCTGCCGGCCCCCGCCGACGCGCTCCTGCTCGACATGTTCTGCGTCGACGCGCTCGACGTCGCCGCCGAGCTCGCCCTCCCCGCCTACTTCTTCTTCGCCTCCGCCGCCAGCGACCTCGCCGTGTTCCTCAGCTTGCCGTACCTCTACCCCGGCCTGCCGTCCTTCAGGGACATGGGCGACGCGCTCGTGCGCTGCCCCGGCACGCCGCCGATCCGCGCGGTGGACATGCTGGTCACGGTGCAGGACAAGGAGAGCGACCTCACCAAGGTCCGGATGTACCAGTTCAAGCGCTTCGCGGAGGGGAGGGGCGTGCTGGTCAACAGCTTCGACTGGCTGGAGCCCACGGCCCTGAAGGCGCTCGCCGACGGCGTCTGCGTGCCCAACCGGCCGACGCCGAGGGTGTACTGCATCGGGCCATTGGTCAACGGCGGCGACGCGAGCGGGGGCGGCGAGAAGCGGCACGAGTGCCTCGCGTGGCTCGACGCGCAGCCGGAGAAGAGCGTCGTGTTCCTCTGCTTCGGCAGCAAGGGTGCCTTCTCGGCGGCGCAGCTGAAGGAGATCGCTCGCGGGCTAGAGAGCTCCGGGCACCGGTTCCTGTGGGCGGTGAGGAGCCCGCCGGAGGAGCAGAGGGAGTTTCCCGAGCCGGACCTCGAGCGGCTGCTCCCGGCGGGCTTCTTGGAGAGGACGAGAGGCAGGGGCATGGTGGTGAAGAACTGGGTGCCGCAGGCGGAGGTGGTGCGGCACGAGGCGGTCGGCGCCTTCGTGACGCACTGCGGGTGGAACTCGGCGCTGGAGGCGATCATGTCCGGGCTGCCGATGGTATGCTGGCCGCTCTACGCCGAGCAGGCGCAAAACAAGGTGTTCATGGTGGAGGAGATGAAGATCGCCGTGCCGTTGGAGGGGTACGAGAAGGGGACGGTGAAGGCGGAGGAGATTGAGGCCAAGCTGAGGCTGGTGATGGAGACGGAGGAAGGGAGGAAGCTCAGGGAGATGCTTGCGGCGGCGAGGAAGATGGCGTTGGACGCGATCGGCGACGGCGGGTCTTCCCAAATGGCATTTGCCGAGTTCTTGAGTGATTTGGAGAACAGCAGCATGGAGAATGGAGGATGCAACAATTGA